The DNA window CTGGGAATGGGTGGAATTGATACTGGTTGAACTGGGAATGACCGGAACGTTCACTGGTTGAACTGGGAATGGGTGGAATTGGTACTGGTTGAACTGGGAATGGATCAAATTGTTACTGGTTGAACTGGGAATGACCGGAACGGTCACTGGTTGAACTGGGCGGGGCAGGTCAACGTCTTCTCCTCACCCTCTTGGTCCCTTGCCCCGTTTCCCTTAACGAACGCCCCTCGTTAGGGGCTAATGAGCGTTTGaccctcccctccccaggccTGGACTCCGACCTGGCCCCCCCGGACGATGCCTCTTCCCGGCCCCCGAGCCGCCGCGCTCCTCGCCTGGGTGAGGAACCTTCTCCAGGGGCCACGTCCCATGGGGTCCCACCACGGGGACCTCCTCGGGGACACCGTCTGAGGGCAtctgggggggtttggggtcaggaaCCTTCTCCAGGGCCCTCAGGATGAACGTCCCATGGGTTCCCACCACCCCCAACTCCATAGGGACACGGTCTGAGGGCATctggcaggggtttggggtcaggaaccttctccaggtccctcaggatGAATGTCCCATGGGTTGCCACCACCCTCAACTCCATAGAGGCACAATTTGAGGGCAtctgaggggggtttggggttggaaccttctccaggtccctcaggatGAACGTCCCATGGGTTCCCACCACCCTCAACTCCACAGGGACACAATCTGAGGGCATCTGGGAGGGGTTTGGGCTCTGGAACCTTCTCCTCGGAGGTTCCTCAGGGTTCTCCCCAGGTTTAGGGGTCAGGAACCTTCTCTGAGGTCCCTCAGGAGCCACATCCCGTGGGTTCACACCACAAGAACCTCCTCGGGGACACGATCTGAGGGCATCTGGGGGTGGGTTTGGGCTCTGGAACCTTCTCCTCGGAGGTTCCTCAGGGTTCTcctcagggtttggggtcaggaaccttctccaggtccctcaggatGAACGTCCCATGGGTTCCCACCACCCTCAACTCCACAGGGACACGATCTGAGGGCATctggggggggtttggggttggaacCTTCTCCAGGGCCCTCAGGATGAACGTCCCATGGGTTCCCACCACCCCCAACTCCATAGGGACACAATTTGAGGGCATCTGGGCggggtttggggttggaaccttctccaggtccctcaggatGAACGTCCCATGGGTTGCCACCACCCCCAACTCCATAGAGGCACAATTTGAGGGCATCTGGGCggggtttggggttggaaccttctccaggtccctcaggatGAACGTCCCATGGGTTGCCACCACCCTCAACTCCATAGAGGCACAATTTGAGGGCATCTGGGCggggtttggggttggaaccttctccaggtccctcaggatGAACGTCCCACGGGTTCCCACAACCCTCAACTCCACAGGGACACAATCTGAGGGCATCTGGGAGGGGTTTGGGCTCTGGAACCTTCTCCTCGGAGGTTCCTCAGGGTTCTCCCCAGGTTTAGGGGTCAGGAACCTTCTCTGAGGTCCCTCAGGAGCCACATCCCATGGGTTCACACCACAAGAACCTCCTCGGGGACGCGATCTGAGGGCATCTGGGGGTGGGTTTGGGCTCTGGAACCTTCTCCTCGGAGGTTCCTCAGGGTTCTCCTCAGGGTTTGGGGTCTGGAACCTTCTCTGAGGTTCCTCAGGATGAATGTCCCATGGGTTCCCACCACCCTCAACTCCACAGGGACACGATCTGAGGGCATCTGGGGGGAGTTTGGGGTTGGAACCTTCTCCAGGGCCCTCAGGATGAACGTCCCATGGGTTCCCACCACCCTCAACTCCACAGGGACACGATCTGAGGGCATctggggggggtttggggtcaggaaccttctccaggtccctcaggatGAACGTCCCATGGGTTCCCACCACGAGAACCTCCTCAGGGGCATGATCTGAGGGCAtctgggggggtttggggtcaggaaCCTTCTCCAGGGCCCCCGGGGGCCATGTCCCATGGGGTCCCACCATGAGGACCTCCTCAGGGACACGATCTGAGGGCATctgggggtgggtttggggtcaggAACTTTCTCCTCTGAGGTTCCTCAGGGTTCTcctcagggttaggggtcaggaaccttctccaggtccctcaggatGAGCGTCCCATGGGTTCCCACCACCCTCAACTCCACAGGGACACGATTTGAGGGCATCTGGGGGCTGGTTTGGCCTCTAGAACCTTCTCCTCGGAGGTTCCTCAgggtcttcctcctcctccttgcagGTGAACAGCACCAAGGTCCATCCCGAGCCTCTCCATGACCTCTCGGAGCTGCGGGACTGCGGGATCTTCATCAAGATCATCCGGAAACTGTGAGTGGGCCCCGTGGGCCTggagctccagccctcctgGGGGTCCTCGAGGGGcccatcccatctccaccccccccgtgtccccccgcaGCCTCCGGAGCGAGGACGGAGCCTCCGCCGAGGAGCAGCCGCTGCCCCAGAGGGTCCAGTTCGTCCTCCAGGCCCTGCAGAGTGAGAGCCGCGCCCTCCCAGGCCCTCCCAGTTCAACCAGTAGCCCCCGCGCCCGCTCCCAGTTGG is part of the Phaenicophaeus curvirostris isolate KB17595 unplaced genomic scaffold, BPBGC_Pcur_1.0 scaffold_387, whole genome shotgun sequence genome and encodes:
- the LOC138735025 gene encoding nuclear mitotic apparatus protein 1-like: MPLPGPRAAALLAWVNSTKVHPEPLHDLSELRDCGIFIKIIRKLLRSEDGASAEEQPLPQRVQFVLQALQSESRALPGPPSSTSSPRARSQLDQ